From one Methanobrevibacter sp. genomic stretch:
- a CDS encoding AAA family ATPase, with translation MNNSDLFYTGIKYEANQDFAEALMSYNQILENDPRHVDALAHSSFCLLSMRNYAEALKKINMALLINPKSAYAWMVKGWTYQLVEDFYRSLECLDKSTSLNPRDDRTWFFKAMTLYELKDIPKCIECLETCLKHNPNNLGAKSALNRIKNEKIKTPFDETKTCPHCGVKRSPLQVYCPKCDEFVWDDDDDKQFKNLLKQLFDYLDYIDRNQNPNLKIVNEWKNNDFTVKLALMSDLGNWLSFLAMSDNYIAQEEIDFINEYLKVNFDKNQIEYLLSNLTDNFIDMLPPSFILAHDLDLYAEIKFANGELTKLLKTVFNILGELFIRCDGKITDEESDLLKSYMDNLNKNFENYKNGRYEPDFAKQNQGSCCGNTSTTVHVPDEDKTINDYLDELNQLVGLEAVKNDVNSLINLVQIRNIREERGLEQPPMSLHLVFTGNPGTGKTTVARILGKIYNKMGLLSKGHLVETDRSGLVAGFVGQTALKTQAVIDEAKGGILFIDEAYALHSDEGSNDFGREAIDTLIKAMEDNREDLIVIVAGYPHLMSKFLNTNPGLESRFNKGIYFDDYNPDELYDIFQILCDESNLVLDEKASEFLKSYLVKVYDRRDDNFGNGRYVRNLFEDVLTRQATRLSSNPNVSNDKLSTLTYEDFIKDEDDETLEELLEKLNKLVGLESVKEDVNSLINLYQVRQMREKQGLKQPPMSNHLVFTGNPGTGKTTVARLLSKIYYKLDLLSKGHLVETDRGSLVAAYVGQTAINVKEVVHEAMGGVLFIDEAYTLSSSKGSSNDFGQEAIDTLLKLMEDNRNSFVVIVAGYPDLMKEFIHSNPGLESRFNKYIHFEDYNPEELYGIFQVMCDESHFVLDDEAGEFLKAHLEEVYYNKPDNFANGRYVRNLFENVLTKQANRLASQDNVSAEELNTLILEDFKDIK, from the coding sequence ATGAATAATAGTGATTTATTTTATACAGGAATTAAATATGAAGCTAATCAAGATTTTGCTGAAGCTTTGATGTCTTATAATCAAATATTAGAAAATGATCCCCGCCATGTCGATGCATTAGCACATTCCAGCTTTTGTTTATTAAGTATGAGAAACTATGCTGAGGCACTTAAGAAGATAAATATGGCATTACTTATTAATCCAAAATCTGCTTATGCATGGATGGTAAAAGGATGGACCTATCAGTTGGTTGAGGATTTTTATAGATCATTGGAATGTTTAGATAAAAGTACATCTCTTAATCCACGGGATGATAGAACCTGGTTTTTTAAGGCCATGACATTGTATGAATTAAAAGATATCCCTAAATGTATAGAATGTTTAGAAACCTGTTTAAAACATAATCCAAATAATCTTGGTGCAAAATCTGCTCTAAACCGTATTAAAAATGAAAAAATAAAAACTCCATTTGATGAAACTAAGACATGTCCTCACTGTGGAGTTAAACGGTCCCCATTACAGGTATATTGTCCCAAATGTGATGAATTTGTATGGGACGATGACGATGACAAACAATTTAAAAATTTATTGAAACAACTTTTTGATTATCTAGATTATATTGATAGAAATCAAAATCCAAATCTCAAAATTGTAAATGAATGGAAAAACAATGATTTTACAGTGAAGTTAGCTTTAATGAGTGATTTGGGTAATTGGTTATCCTTTTTAGCTATGAGTGATAATTATATTGCTCAAGAAGAAATTGATTTTATAAATGAATATTTAAAGGTTAATTTTGATAAAAATCAAATTGAATATCTTTTATCAAATTTAACTGATAATTTTATTGATATGTTGCCTCCTTCTTTTATTTTGGCTCATGATTTAGATTTATATGCTGAGATTAAATTTGCAAATGGAGAGTTAACAAAACTTTTAAAAACTGTATTCAATATTTTGGGAGAATTATTCATTCGTTGTGATGGTAAAATAACGGATGAAGAATCTGATTTATTAAAATCCTATATGGATAATTTAAATAAAAACTTTGAGAATTATAAAAATGGCAGATATGAACCTGATTTTGCCAAACAAAATCAAGGAAGTTGTTGCGGTAACACTTCAACAACAGTGCATGTTCCAGATGAAGATAAAACAATTAATGACTATCTTGACGAATTAAATCAGTTAGTTGGCCTTGAAGCTGTTAAAAACGATGTTAATTCTTTAATTAATCTTGTTCAAATTCGTAATATCCGTGAAGAACGTGGATTGGAGCAACCTCCAATGTCATTACACCTAGTATTTACCGGTAATCCCGGTACTGGTAAAACAACTGTAGCAAGAATATTAGGTAAAATTTATAATAAAATGGGTTTATTATCTAAAGGTCATTTGGTTGAAACTGATCGGAGCGGTTTGGTTGCAGGATTTGTTGGTCAGACAGCACTTAAAACACAAGCTGTTATAGATGAAGCGAAAGGTGGAATATTATTTATTGATGAAGCTTATGCTTTGCATTCTGATGAAGGATCAAATGACTTTGGTCGAGAAGCTATTGATACTCTAATAAAAGCTATGGAAGATAACCGTGAAGATTTAATAGTCATAGTAGCCGGATATCCTCATTTAATGTCTAAATTTTTAAATACCAATCCAGGACTGGAATCCCGATTTAATAAAGGTATTTATTTTGATGATTATAATCCTGATGAATTATATGATATCTTCCAGATATTGTGTGATGAATCTAATTTAGTTTTAGATGAAAAAGCCAGCGAATTTCTAAAATCATATTTAGTGAAAGTTTATGACCGCAGAGACGATAACTTTGGAAATGGTAGATATGTGAGAAATTTATTTGAAGATGTGTTAACTAGACAAGCCACCAGATTATCATCAAATCCTAATGTATCCAATGATAAATTAAGCACACTAACTTATGAAGATTTTATTAAAGATGAAGATGATGAAACTCTAGAAGAGCTTCTTGAAAAACTAAATAAATTAGTTGGTTTAGAATCTGTTAAAGAGGACGTGAATTCATTAATAAATTTATATCAAGTTAGACAAATGCGTGAAAAACAAGGATTGAAACAACCTCCAATGTCCAATCATCTAGTTTTCACAGGCAATCCCGGAACTGGTAAAACTACAGTTGCAAGATTGCTTTCTAAAATATATTATAAATTAGACTTGTTATCTAAAGGCCATCTGGTTGAAACTGACCGTGGCAGTTTAGTTGCAGCATATGTTGGTCAAACTGCTATTAATGTTAAAGAGGTTGTTCATGAAGCTATGGGTGGAGTATTATTTATTGATGAAGCTTATACTTTATCTTCTTCTAAAGGAAGTTCAAATGACTTTGGTCAGGAAGCAATTGATACTCTTTTAAAACTCATGGAGGACAATCGTAACAGTTTTGTTGTTATTGTTGCCGGATATCCGGATTTAATGAAAGAATTCATACATTCAAATCCAGGTTTAGAATCTAGATTTAATAAGTATATTCATTTTGAAGATTATAATCCTGAAGAATTATATGGAATATTTCAAGTAATGTGTGATGAATCCCACTTCGTTCTTGATGATGAAGCAGGGGAGTTTTTAAAAGCACATCTTGAAGAAGTTTATTATAACAAGCCTGATAATTTTGCTAATGGGCGATATGTGAGAAATTTATTTGAAAATGT